The following are from one region of the Anabrus simplex isolate iqAnaSimp1 chromosome 8, ASM4041472v1, whole genome shotgun sequence genome:
- the rasp gene encoding protein-cysteine N-palmitoyltransferase Rasp, giving the protein MYSSLPKTEIYSYFVGWTLGTGYAVYNVYLAGRELYVGVPGWSFLGRRKDAADYEWTTWVTFIRVLLPWIFVQIIVSELIRWKNSSLLSLWYFLFSVIFMSFTLGPAVTILMVFQPCIIYASALMASRSLIWIVSLVSLVIFCNSEIGLNWVTDMDKVRYLVLISMAWNNLRTVSFCLDNLSVNRRGSLLCLLGYCFYLPTLFFGPVILYDKYENGLTRPHTKWSVERLGLVVLNLFRFFGWAVVAELSLHYLYFCTMQRYPEFVWELKPWALYGMGYCMGQFFMVKYTVLYGVSSTFARAEHIDAPHHPKCIARIHLYSKMWRYFDQGLYFFLAKYIYIPCLGKNPNLFRKLMASAVCFVFTYVWHGLYLHVLIWSFLNFMGVSVEGICRIIESWSAYQECENKLLSKENSRRFKALMSVPLFIMAAISNFYFFAGDAVGNIYFKRLFSGSLLANSVLFFFCYCCSQVSIEVSNWEQRTKDKSLKNG; this is encoded by the coding sequence ATGTATTCCAGCTTACCAAAAACTGAGATTTATTCATACTTTGTAGGCTGGACTTTGGGCACTGGTTATGCTGTTTACAACGTCTATTTAGCTGGACGCGAACTGTACGTCGGTGTCCCTGGATGGTCATTTCTTGGACGAAGAAAAGATGCGGCTGATTATGAATGGACTACATGGGTGACTTTTATCAGAGTTCTTTTACCATGGATTTTTGTGCAAATTATTGTATCTGAACTGATCCGCTGGAAAAATTCCAGCCTATTATCATtgtggtattttttgttttctgtgatATTTATGAGTTTTACCCTTGGACCAGCAGTAACTATACTCATGGTATTCCAACCGTGTATTATTTATGCTAGTGCATTGATGGCAAGTCGTTCCTTAATATGGATCGTTTCTTTGGTATCATTGGTTATATTTTGCAATTCAGAAATTGGATTGAATTGGGTTACTGATATGGATAAAGTTCGATATTTAGTACTTATAAGTATGGCATGGAATAATTTGCGGACTGTTAGCTTTTGCTTGGATAATTTGTCAGTTAATCGTCGTGGAAGCTTACTTTGTTTGCTAGGATATTGCTTTTACCTTCCGACATTATTTTTTGGACCTGTTATACTGTATGATAAGTATGAAAATGGATTAACAAGACCACATACAAAGTGGTCTGTGGAACGTTTGGGATTAGTTGTTTTAAACCTGTTTCGATTTTTTGGATGGGCAGTTGTTGCAGAGCTAAGTTTACATTACTTATATTTTTGTACAATGCAGCGATATCCAGAGTTTGTTTGGGAGTTGAAACCATGGGCCTTATATGGAATGGGTTACTGCATGGGTCAGTTTTTCATGGTTAAATACACAGTACTGTATGGTGTATCATCAACCTTCGCGAGAGCAGAGCATATAGATGCACCTCATCATCCTAAGTGTATTGCTCGTATTCATCTGTATTCAAAGATGTGGAGATATTTTGATCAGGGtttatatttttttcttgctaAGTATATTTACATCCCATGTCTTGGTAAAAACCCTAATTTATTCAGGAAACTTATGGCTTCAGCTGTATGTTTTGTATTTACCTATGTTTGGCATGGTTTGTACCTTCATGTTCTTATTTGGTCATTTCTCAATTTTATGGGAGTGTCAGTGGAAGGCATTTGCAGGATCATTGAATCTTGGTCAGCATATCAGGAGTGTGAGAACAAGCTCTTATCAAAAGAAAATAGTCGTCGGTTTAAGGCACTGATGTCTGTTCCCTTATTTATAATGGCTGCCAtttccaatttttatttttttgctggtGATGCAGTtggtaatatatattttaaaagattATTTTCGGGAAGTCTCTTGGCTAACtctgtattatttttcttttgctattgctGTTCTCAGGTGTCCATTGAAGTTAGCAACTGGGAACAAAGGACTAAGGATAAATCACTCAAGAATGGGTGA